One genomic window of bacterium includes the following:
- a CDS encoding pyruvate ferredoxin oxidoreductase (catalyzes the formation of acetyl-CoA from pyruvate and coenzyme A) — protein VGWRFPENQSIEMARKAVDSCFWPLFEVEYGEWKLNYNPEKAGKKIPIEEWIKPQGRFRHLFAPENRHIIDELQAWVDKNWARLKKLAGVE, from the coding sequence CCGTTGGATGGCGTTTTCCTGAGAACCAATCCATAGAAATGGCACGGAAGGCTGTTGATTCGTGTTTCTGGCCACTTTTCGAGGTAGAGTATGGGGAGTGGAAACTAAATTATAATCCTGAAAAAGCGGGCAAGAAAATACCTATTGAGGAGTGGATTAAGCCGCAGGGTCGATTCCGTCACCTTTTCGCGCCGGAAAACCGACACATAATAGATGAATTGCAGGCATGGGTGGATAAAAATTGGGCTCGTTTAAAGAAACTTGCTGGGGTTGAATAG